CTTCGCAAGCGACGGCACTTTGACTTTCTCGGTGCAGACGCGAGTCGAATGGGGGAGAATCCGCTCACCTGGCGCTCAAAAGTAGTTGGACGGCAGCTTAGTGTTGCTTTTGTTGAATTGCGCCTGATGCGACGCGATTGCGCCAATAGGGACAGTTCTAAGGATGAAATAGTAAATCCTCATACCCTAAGATAAAGCTCAATAGCGCCGAGCTTGCGTAGGTGCCTTGGATTAAAGGTTTCGCGCGAACAACTCGGCGTGCTTGGCCACGAATTCGCTGATGGACGTGGGCGGACGTCCGGTGACCGCCTCCACGTCGCGAGTGCACCGATCGTACCGATTGGCTGCATGGAGACGGGCCATAGTAAGTAAGTGTTCGAAGACGTGCTCAGGTAACTTAAGATTTCGCAGGTCCGAGTCGCGCCACAGCTCCAGTGACACATCCACATATGTGATCTTGCGGCCGAGCGCGCTCGAATATTCTCGGGCGACACCTGTCATGTCCTGCGACTTCGGTCCCGTCAGCTCGTAGACTTTACCGACGTGCGCGGGAGAGTCGGCGAGAATTGTGGCAACAACTTCAGCCACATCGACTGCGGCCACGGGCGATGTTCGCCCGACACCGAATGGCAACCGGATCGAATCGTCCTTCGCTATCGACCGGGCGGCCAGGTTCATAAAGAAAGGATTTTCCAGAAACACCGTCGGGCGAACGTGCACGACTGGGAGTCGCGACCAATTCAACGCTTGTTCGGCTAGCCAGTGCAGGCGCTGCTGCCGAGAGTCCGTCATGTTGGTCAGGCTCATCTGCGATACGGTCATCTGTGAAATGTTGACGAACGCTTCAATGTCACCCTGCTCGCGTGCAACCGCGGCCGCGATGACTGTCGCCTCGAGGTAGGACGACGACACGCTCATACCAAAGTAGATACGCCGACAACCCTCCATCACTCGAGCAACATCACTAGGCGCCGTCAGGTCGCCAACAACGACCTCGGCACCGGTTTCGCGCAGTCCCACCGCACGCTCATCCTCTCGATGAACCAGCGCGCGGACCGGTAGGCCTCGCTTGCGCAGGCGCTCGACGACCTCACGTCCGATGCCGCCTACCCGGCCGGCCGCACCTGTGACTAGTATTGGGCTGTCGGTGGCCATGCGATCATTTCCTCCCGCGTTGATGTTGCTGGCGCCTCGACCATCCTGAATGTGTCCCTAACCGTTAGTAAAGGGTCGGGTAGGGCGCGATTCCAAGCGGCGCGACGTTTCCTGTAAGTGTGGACCACATAAGACGATCGTCGCGCGGGCATGGATCCCATGACCCCGGCACCTCGACCGTCTTATCCATGCGAGGCGGGCGAGAGCTCAACCCTGCTGGACTGTTTCCCGAGCTGCTCGGTTGGGAGTTCATTACATGAAACCGCGGAGTCTGCTTGTTCCTCGCATTCGACGGCAGTAGTCCGGGGGGATAGACATTTTCGGCGCCGATACGCCCGAGCCCGATTGTGCGCGGTGTGTCCGGACTCGATTCCATTTAGCCGAAGCGAGAAAATGGTGAACCAGAAACGATATTGGAGAGGACCATGAGCCAAACTCGGTTGCCCTCTGATTTCAATCCAGCTTCGTATCGGGTGGAGGACACCGTCCGCGATGGTGGGGCGATCGTGATCCGCGCAATCCGGCCCGACGACAAGGAACGCCTGCGTGAGCATGCTCGGGGCCTGAGCTCTGAGTCGGTGTATCATCGGTTCATGGCTTACAAACGCGAACTGAGCGATGAGGACCTGCGGCGTTTTACCGAGCTGGATTTCGACCAACATGTGGGGATAGTGGCGATTGTCAGCGAGGAGGGCCGCGAACACATTGTAGGTATCGGGCGTTACTTTCGCACTTCGAAGGAGCGCGGCGAAGCAGCCTTTTCCGTGATAGATAAACACCAGGGACGCGGCATCGGCACACTGCTCCTCGTCCATCTGAGCGGCATTGCGCGACGCAAGGGAATCAGGGAGTTCGAAGCCGACGTCCTCGGCGACAACGTTCACATGCTCGACGTGATTGCTGCGAGCGGGTTCAAGGTGCAAGCCACACATGAACACGGGGTAGTGCACCTCTTGATGCGCATCGACGATGCCCAGCGCGAATGAGCCAACCGGAGCGGCCGGCTCGAACAGCACGTCTGAACGATCCAGACCTTAGTGAGGTTGCTGCGGCGAGATGGTGGTGACGCGCAGTCCTTTGGAGGTCCAGCCCACGTCGAAGCCGACAACGTCACCTTCGTGCAGCAGATCGATTCCGGGCATCCGTCCGCCTATCTTTGCCCCCACCACGTGCACGAAGGGAAACACAAATTCGAACTCGCGGCCGCTGTGCGAACGCAGGGTACCGTGGCCGCGCGCGCGATCGAGTTTGAAGATCATGCCCTGGTAGAAATTGCCAGGAAATCGCTCGCTGTCGTATTCGTCGGCCACGCCTGATGAAGTAGCATCCGCACGCAGCGCGGAAAAGCCATCTCAGAAGGGTACCGCGGTCCGAAACAATATGAACCGTCCGAGCATCTCGCCGA
The sequence above is drawn from the Candidatus Binataceae bacterium genome and encodes:
- a CDS encoding NAD(P)H-binding protein — encoded protein: MATDSPILVTGAAGRVGGIGREVVERLRKRGLPVRALVHREDERAVGLRETGAEVVVGDLTAPSDVARVMEGCRRIYFGMSVSSSYLEATVIAAAVAREQGDIEAFVNISQMTVSQMSLTNMTDSRQQRLHWLAEQALNWSRLPVVHVRPTVFLENPFFMNLAARSIAKDDSIRLPFGVGRTSPVAAVDVAEVVATILADSPAHVGKVYELTGPKSQDMTGVAREYSSALGRKITYVDVSLELWRDSDLRNLKLPEHVFEHLLTMARLHAANRYDRCTRDVEAVTGRPPTSISEFVAKHAELFARNL
- a CDS encoding GNAT family N-acetyltransferase, which gives rise to MSQTRLPSDFNPASYRVEDTVRDGGAIVIRAIRPDDKERLREHARGLSSESVYHRFMAYKRELSDEDLRRFTELDFDQHVGIVAIVSEEGREHIVGIGRYFRTSKERGEAAFSVIDKHQGRGIGTLLLVHLSGIARRKGIREFEADVLGDNVHMLDVIAASGFKVQATHEHGVVHLLMRIDDAQRE